The DNA region GACGCACTGGCATTGGTAGTCAGCGAAGAAACCGGACATATCTCGTACATTAAAAATGGACGGTTCGTAGATTTTGGCAGTATGGATGAATTAAGTTCTATTATCAAAGACGACCTAATAGATTAAGCAACTTCCTCAGAAAGAAACTGAGCTTCATAAAGACTGCTATAATATCCACCTTTTTTCAACAGTTGTCTATGTGTTCCCGTTTCAACTATTTTTCCGGCATCCATCACAATAATCTTATCCGCTTTCTTTATGGTAGCCAAACGGTGTGCAATGATGATTGAAGTTCTACCTTCAGTAATTTTTTCAGTTGCCCTTTGTATCAACTGCTCAGAATAGGTATCCACAGATGATGTTGCCTCATCTAAAACTAAAATACTTGGGTTACTTACGTAGGCGCGCAAGAACGCAATTAGTTGGCGTTGCCCACTAGACAGCATTGTACCCCTTTCTTTTACATTATAAAGATAACTGCCCGGCAGACTGGTAATAAACTCATCTACCCCGATCTCTTTGGCAGCCGCTTCAATTTGTTCAAGACTAATGGCATCGTTCTTTAAAGAAATATTATTCTCAATTGTATCGGCAAAAAGAAAAACATCTTGTAATACAACAGCAATCTGGGACCGCAACGACGTTAAACTAAAATCCTTAATATCTACATCATCAACCAAAATAGAACCTGAATTAATCTCGTAAAACCTATTCAATAAATTAATAATAGTAGACTTTCCGGCACCAGTCGCTCCAACAATGGCAACAGTCTCGCCTGCTTTCACCTCAAAAGAAACACCATGAAGCACTTCTTCATCTTCCAAGTACCCGAAACGTACATCTTTAAAAGCAATATCTCCCTTAACATCGTCTTTAACGACTGTTCCTAAATCTTGAATATTGCTCTGCGTATCCAAAATTTTAAAAACCCTGTTTGCTGCTACCATCCCCATTTGTAGCGTATTGAACTTATCTGCGATTTGCCGTAAAGGACGAAAAAGCATATCGATCAACAGTATAAAAGCGAACAACGTACCCAGCTCTTCTTTAGAAAGATTGGAAACATTCTGAAGCCCTCCATACCACACAATTAGCCCCACCGCAATAGACGAAGAAATTTCTGCAATCGGAAAGAAAATGGAGTTGTACCACACCGTTTTTAACCATGCATTCTGGTGCTTCTCATTAATAACTCTAAATTTCTCACTTTCAATTTTCTCACGAGTAAACAATTGTACGATTTTCATACCCGTAATCCGCTCCTGTACAAATGAATTAAGATTGGAAACCTGTGCTCTTACCTCCGCAAAAGCAACTTTCATAGCCTTTTGAAATAGGCGAGTTGCATAAAGTATTAATGGTAGAATGGCAAAAACGATAAGTGCCAAACGCCAGTTCATTACTAACATTACCACAGCAGCAATCAGCATTTTTAGCAAATCTGCGACGATAACAAAAAAACCTTGGCTGAAAATCTCACCTATTCGTTGCATATCCGCAACTGCACGAGTAACCAAAACACCTAATGAAGAGTTATCAAAATACTTCATCCTAAAGCCTAGCATATGCTGAAATAGCTTGATGCGAATATCCTTAATAACCGATTCACCCAACCAGTTGGCGTAATAATTGAACAAAAGTTGACAAATAACCTGCCCTAAGAGAACACCGGCCATTGCCAAGGTTAGCATTAATAACTTCTCCTCATCCCCTAATTTAATGGCGTCATCAATAATCTTCTGGACGATTATTGGAGTCATCACAGCAAAGCCCGATAAAAGGATTGCCGCAAAGGCAACCCCATAAAAGGTGGTTCGATACGGACGCGTATGCGCCAAAAGACGCTTAAACAAACGCATATCAAATGCTTTTCCAGACTCTTTATCCATGCTTTTCAATACTCTTTTTGGGGTATAAAACAGAGGTCAAATATAGCCCTTTTGCCGGTACCGATGGCCCTGCATTACTTCTGTTCTTGCTATTTATGATTGATTTAACATCGTCCACTTTTATTTTGCCTGTGCCTACATCTAGCAAAGTACCTACCACGGCACGCACCATATTTCTTAGGAACCGGTCTGCAGTTATGGTAAAGACAAGTTTATCTTCTTTTAACTCCCAAACCGCCTTTTTCACATCGCATAAATACGTCTTTACATCTGTATGCGTTTTTGAAAAACATTCAAAATCATTATACTGAAGAAGTAAACGTGCAGCTTCGTTCATTGCCTCAACATTCAATGTGTGTTTTATGTAATGTGCAAAATCACCTAAAAACGGGTTCTTATATTGCAACACCCAATATTCATAAGTACGTTCTTCCGCATCAAACCGTGCATGGGCATCAGAGTTTACCAGAAAAACATCATGCACCGCAATGGCTTCTGGCAATAGGGAATTCAATCTATATACTAACTGCTCTAAATCTTGAATTTCATCAACGTTAAAATGGGCGAACATTTGCTTGGCATGAACACCTGCATCCGTCCTTCCCGCTCCCGTTAATGCTACCGGCATACGCAACAAAGTGGAAAAAGCTTTTTCTAGAACTTCCTGCACAGTAATGGCGTTAGGTTGGTTCTGCCAACCATGATAGTCTTTACCTAAGTATGAAAATTCAACGAAATATCTCAACTGAAACCTTTAATTTTGTGAAGCTCAAAGATACTTCTCTTTAAGTAGACAGAACAAGGCCTTAAAAATTATTGATAAGGTTAAATCTCACAACATAATTTCTTCCCAATTAGATGACCAAAATCCTATTACTTTCCGATACCCATTCACACATAGACGACACTATTTTAAAGTATGCCCGTCAAGCGGATGAAATATGGCATGCGGGTGATATTGGCTCTTTGGAAATAACCGATACACTTCAAAAAATAAAACCTTTAAGAGCTGTGTATGGAAATATTGATGACCATGTGATTCAAAAAGAATTCCCCCTAAACGACCGTTTTTTCTGTGAAGGTGTTGAAGTTTTTATGACCCACATTGGTGGCTACCCCCCTAAATACAATGTTAGAACCCGAGATATTATCAGAGCGAATCCGCCTAAATTATTTATATCCGGACATTCCCATATCCTTAAAGTTATGATGGATAAAAAATTGGGCGTGCTACATATGAACCCTGGCGCTTGTGGCAAACACGGTTTTCATCAGGTAAGGACCATGCTTCGTTTTGTTATAGACGGAAAGGAAATAAAAGATTTAGAAGTTGTAGAACTTGGAAAAAGATAAAAATATAGGGCAGCAATTCTATTGGCCGCCCTCATTTTTCTCTATCAATATTCTAACGAAACTCCCAAAGAGAAGGTACCTCCGTCGTATATATTTTTGCGCTCCACTAAAAAACCTGAATAATCAGAATAATTGGCTACCAAATTTAAATGGTCCGTTAGCTTATACATAGATGTAATTCCAAAATTGGTAAAAGTCGTGCCTTCGCCATACAGGAAAGAACCACTTTGATTGTTGGTTTCTGAAGATAATTTTTCCTGAATTTTCAATTTACCTATTAAATATAGCTTATCAAAGAACAAGTGCCCCACCTCTGCACCTACCTGAAGTTGGTTGCTAAAAGATTCCGTTCTAAAATTCACACTGGTAAATGCAGAGGCATATGTCTTTCCGTTTGCAAAACCATGGGAAGCCGTTAAGGTGGTCCACACATTAAACTCACCATCTGACAACGGGAGATTAATTTCATTGAATTGACCAAAGTCATCCGGGGTAGTAGACTGAGCAAAATTTTCTCCATTATTACTTGGAATATCCAGAGCCACTTGCAAGGACAGTGGAAAGTTCTTTAGCAGCTTATATTTTACGGCCAATTGAATATTTCCTACTCCAGCAACCGTTTCGGTAGTACTAAAACTATTCAACCGCACAATAGGAACGTCCACTAAAGCCGTAAATCGGTCTGTGATACCATATTCTCCGTATAACAACAATCCGCCACTATTAAAGGTACTACCTTGGTCTGCCAATCTACCTTCCGTAGTGTAGTAATCATTAGAGGAAAAATATGATGCCGTGGCTTGCACATAAAATCCTTTTGCTTCTCGTGTCCATCCACTTTGTGCTTGTGAAAAATATGCACAAAAACCGCATATTACGAGTATGATATATTTATTTGTTTTCATAATTCTGTTACTTTATTGATAGGTGTCATCCAGTAGCAAACCGAAGGCCTAAAAAGAAAAAAAGCCTTTGGGAGACATAGAAAAACAGAATTATGCGTCTCTATTCCCAAAGGCCATAAAATTTTATTTACTGTAACTCTGCATTTCCGAAAGGAATATTGGCAGTAGCACACCATAAGATGATATGCGAGTATTTGGCTTCTGGCGTTGCATCTAGTTTAATGTACATCTCACCATTGCCCTGCACATTACCAATCAGCATTAAATCAGGGTTTCCATTTGCCGGATCAGCAGTAAAAGTTTCTGAAGTAGACAAAAATATACCAACTGTACCCGTACCTAGTTCCGTCATAAAATCATCTGCAAAATGAACAAAATCCGTATCGTTCGTATCTTTTCCTAATTCCACAAGCCCTTCTGTAGGCGTACCACTTTCAGCAGTTAAATTTCCGCTACTAGCTACGGTAAAATCACCAACCGGCATGGATGAATCTACTTCAACGGTTTCAGTTTCAGTAACCGTTTCGGTAACGGTTACAGTTTCCACATCGTCATCTGAACAACTTACTACTAACGCTGTCATGGCAAAAGCTACTAGTGCAAAAGAAAATTTTCTGTTTTTCATAATCGTAAAATTTAATTGTTTATCATTATGAAACAGATGTAATACTGACTATCAATACCCCCTCTGTTTCTTGAGACAAACATAGAGCGGCGGTATCACGAAGAATTCAAGAAAGTATGAAAAGTCTATCACAACAATTAAGCATCTTGGGATACTTTTGTGATATTCCCAAAGAAAGTGGCAGATTTTCCTAGAAAAAAAGCATAAAAAAAACCCGGTAACTACTCCGGGTTTTACGCACTAATACTACTAAGATGTTAGGCTTATCGCAAACGATCAACAGATTTCACAAGATCCTCATCCTTCTTAATGGCCCTATTTGCAAGAACCAAGAAAACGATAGAAATAATAGGAATGAGCATCCCAATACCCTTCTCCGAGACCAAAATCTCTCCGGATAAGTTTAGCGAACGGTAAACGAAAAATCCTAGTAAAAAAAGATTCAATATCATATTCAATCTGTTTACCACAAATTGATTTTTTCTATTTTTAAATAATACTATAGCTACAAGTGCAAGCAATGCCGAAACATAAAATGCACCTGATATAAAAACGTCATTTTTTGCAAAAATTTCATTTCCTTCCGCATCTGACCACAGGTTTACCCAAAAAGGCAGTATTCCGGTAATAAGGATAACTATCAATAAATAAACAGTCTGTATTCTTTGAATCATTCTATAAATGCCGTTTTGCTCCACAAAAATACACGTCTTTTTGAAAAAAAACAGTGTCACAAGCAAAATAATTCGTAATATTGTGAGATTATTAGTTATTACACTTACCTTTTGGGAAATCTTTCCCTAGTAATACTCGGATAACAATTCACTTCTTACCAATACTAGAACGTATAATTTATATCATACTTAATGTTTGAAATTTCAGATTTAAAAGCAAAAAAACTGCCTGAATTGCAGGAAATTGCCAAAGGCCTTAATGTGCCAAAGTTCAAAACCCTAAAAAAACTGGACCTTGTTTATCAAATCTTAGATGTACAGGCAGCCAATCCGAAAGTTGTAGCAGAAGTTACTGCACCAAAAACAGAGGAAAAACCAAAGCCCAAGCCAAAACCAAAACCTAGGGCTCGAAAGCCAAGAACGGCACCCGCGGCCGAGGCTAAAAAAGCAGAAGTTAAAACTGCTTCTCCAGAAAAAACAGAAAAAACAGAGCAGGCTGCACCAGCTCCGTCTGAAACAAAAAAACCACGTCCTAGACCGGTAAAGAGAGAGCCTAAAAGCAACCAACAGCACAAAAACCAAAATTCCTCCAACGGTAACACTAAAAATCAACGTCACCAAAAATCCTCTAATTACGATAAGAGTAACTTTGATAAAGACTTAAAAAACCGTTACAAAGAACCAGAATTTGAGTTTGACAGTATTATTGAAAGTGAAGGGGTTCTTGACATCATGCAGGATGGTTACGGATTCTTACGCTCTTCTGACTATAACTACCTTTCTTCCCCTGATGATATTTATGTATCTCAGTCGCAGATTAGATTGTTTGGCTTAAAAACCGGAGATACCGTATTAGGAAATGTAAGACCTCCTAAAGAAGGTGAAAAATATTTTCCTTTAATCAAGGTGAACAAAATAAACGGAATTGACCCTCAAGTGGTGAGAGACCGTGTTTCTTTTGAACATTTAACTCCACTTTTCCCTCAGGAAAGATTTAAATTAGCAGAGAGACAAAGCAATATATCCACTAGAATTATAGACTTGTTCTCCCCTATCGGTAAAGGACAAAGAGGTATGATCGTTTCGCAACCTAAAACAGGTAAGACCATGCTGTTGAAGGATATCGCAAATGGTATTGCGGCCAATCACCCTGAAGTGTATCAAATTATACTTTTAATAGATGAACGTCCTGAAGAGGTAACGGATATGCAACGTAATGTTCAAGGTGAAGTAATTGCTTCTACTTTTGACAAAGAGCCTTCTGAGCACGTTCGTGTAGCCAATATAGTTTTAGAAAAAGCAAAACGTTTGGTTGAATGTGGCCATGATGTAGTGATCCTATTGGACTCCATTACACGTTTAGCAAGAGCATACAACACCGTACAACCTGCTTCTGGTAAGGTATTGAGCGGTGGTGTAGACGCCAACGCATTGAACAAACCAAAACGGTTCTTTGGAGCGGCCCGTAATATAGAAGGCGGAGGATCGCTTTCTATAATTGCAACGGCCCTTACAGAAACCGGTTCTAAAATGGACGAAGTTATCTTTGAAGAATTTAAAGGAACAGGTAATATGGAACTTCAATTGGATCGCAAAATATCCAACAGAAGAATATTCCCTGCTATTGACCTTACTTCTTCCAGTACTCGTAGAGACGATTTATTATTGGACAAGGAAACCATACAGCGTATGTGGATCATGCGCAAGTACCTTGCGGATATGAACCCAATAGAAGCAATGGAGTTTATTGAGCAACGTTTTAAACAGACCAAGAACAACGAAGAGTTCTTGCTCACCATGAATCAATAATATCGACTTGATAGACTAAAAATATCAAACTTTAAAATCCCGAATTCCTTATTACACGGAATTCGGGATTTTTTATGGTTTAGATTCACCTACTTTTTCTTCAAAAAAATAGCTAATAATACCACTTTTTTAGACTTATAGTTGGCAAAAGATTACGGAATTCTATAGATCACATTCTAATTATCCAATTTTTCGGATATCTTTATAGCGCAAAAATTAATTACTTCCCCCGAATTTTGCATGTATAACAAGTAGAACTTAAAAACTTTATGTCATGAAAAATTCGTTGAAATTAGCGCTTACCTGCGCCACATTTATCCTTTTATTATGTATTTCCAGTTGTGTTGAAAAAAAGAACACACCTTGCCCAGAATGCCCATCTGAAACTGTCGCGGACACAGCCTACAGTAATGGCATTATCATGCCGGATAAAGCCCATAAACTTTACGCTAACTATAAAGATAGACGCGTAGACCTTATTCAAGATTATGAAGATGCTATAGACAATGAAAACAAAGACCCTAAACAGCAATACGATAAAAAAAACCAAAGTACCGAAAGCAGCAATGAAGACACTGCCAATTCAAGAAAATTTAAAGTAGCACGCTATGTCTCTTATGAATATGAAGACCTGAAAAAATACTTGGCCTATATTGAAAAAGAAGCTGAGCTATCAGACGAGAAACTCACTACCTTACGATTTTATTTTGGTAACTACGCCAACGAAAAGAAATTTGAAGACGGCAAACCGGTAAAACACCCAAGACAGAATACCGTTATGATGTCCCCTACCGTGAACCGAGACGGCGCAGACCATATATTTTACATTGATGACGCAAAAGAAGGGAAGGACAGAGTTGTTCTTTTAGACAACAACTTTAACAAAAGAAAAGGAGATGGAGCAAATCAAATGACGCCAAACACAAAAAATGAAGCTTCATTTTTACCTGGATTTTTATCCGCACCAAGCGCACCATTCTTTGCAGCAAAAAGCACAACTAAGAATGAAGGACATTCCAATCCATAAAATAGAAAATTTAGGTTAAAAATCACCCTTTTGGCAGATCTTGATTTTTTTTTAAAGAATGCACTAATCCCAATGTATGCCATTACGTTGGGATTAGCTTTATTTAAGTACCCAAAGTATTTTGAATCAAAACTTAAATATCTACCTATCATCTTCATTTACACTTTACTAAATGAATTTTTAGGGTATTTAATTAATAATTACGAGGAGTTTAGCTTAATCTCGGCAAAGACCTATCAAAATTACAACTGGCTAATATATAACATCTATATGGTGGTTTTCTACCTATATTTTTTTTATGTTTTTAGATTCTATATTGAAGATTCAAAACAAAAACAAAATATACAGTATGGCGCAATTTTCTTTTTGTTCATCTGTTTGATAAATGCTTTTATTGATAGCTTTAGCAAATTACCACAAGTGTATTCTTATATCATGGGAGGAATCATCCTTGTGTACTGTTGTTTTTCGTATTTAAATAAGTTTTACAAAATCAACAAAATTTTCATAGCCAAGGAAAATCTTCTATTCTGGCTAAGTATTGGCTTATCGGTTTTTTACATCGGATACCTTCCTCTTAAAATCATAAGACACATACATCTAATTAACGATACCACACCCTCAATACTAATCAAACGAATTCATTTCACCT from Zobellia alginiliquefaciens includes:
- a CDS encoding ABC transporter ATP-binding protein — protein: MDKESGKAFDMRLFKRLLAHTRPYRTTFYGVAFAAILLSGFAVMTPIIVQKIIDDAIKLGDEEKLLMLTLAMAGVLLGQVICQLLFNYYANWLGESVIKDIRIKLFQHMLGFRMKYFDNSSLGVLVTRAVADMQRIGEIFSQGFFVIVADLLKMLIAAVVMLVMNWRLALIVFAILPLILYATRLFQKAMKVAFAEVRAQVSNLNSFVQERITGMKIVQLFTREKIESEKFRVINEKHQNAWLKTVWYNSIFFPIAEISSSIAVGLIVWYGGLQNVSNLSKEELGTLFAFILLIDMLFRPLRQIADKFNTLQMGMVAANRVFKILDTQSNIQDLGTVVKDDVKGDIAFKDVRFGYLEDEEVLHGVSFEVKAGETVAIVGATGAGKSTIINLLNRFYEINSGSILVDDVDIKDFSLTSLRSQIAVVLQDVFLFADTIENNISLKNDAISLEQIEAAAKEIGVDEFITSLPGSYLYNVKERGTMLSSGQRQLIAFLRAYVSNPSILVLDEATSSVDTYSEQLIQRATEKITEGRTSIIIAHRLATIKKADKIIVMDAGKIVETGTHRQLLKKGGYYSSLYEAQFLSEEVA
- the truA gene encoding tRNA pseudouridine(38-40) synthase TruA, with the protein product MRYFVEFSYLGKDYHGWQNQPNAITVQEVLEKAFSTLLRMPVALTGAGRTDAGVHAKQMFAHFNVDEIQDLEQLVYRLNSLLPEAIAVHDVFLVNSDAHARFDAEERTYEYWVLQYKNPFLGDFAHYIKHTLNVEAMNEAARLLLQYNDFECFSKTHTDVKTYLCDVKKAVWELKEDKLVFTITADRFLRNMVRAVVGTLLDVGTGKIKVDDVKSIINSKNRSNAGPSVPAKGLYLTSVLYPKKSIEKHG
- a CDS encoding metallophosphoesterase family protein is translated as MTKILLLSDTHSHIDDTILKYARQADEIWHAGDIGSLEITDTLQKIKPLRAVYGNIDDHVIQKEFPLNDRFFCEGVEVFMTHIGGYPPKYNVRTRDIIRANPPKLFISGHSHILKVMMDKKLGVLHMNPGACGKHGFHQVRTMLRFVIDGKEIKDLEVVELGKR
- a CDS encoding DUF4293 domain-containing protein, whose product is MIQRIQTVYLLIVILITGILPFWVNLWSDAEGNEIFAKNDVFISGAFYVSALLALVAIVLFKNRKNQFVVNRLNMILNLFLLGFFVYRSLNLSGEILVSEKGIGMLIPIISIVFLVLANRAIKKDEDLVKSVDRLR
- the rho gene encoding transcription termination factor Rho — its product is MFEISDLKAKKLPELQEIAKGLNVPKFKTLKKLDLVYQILDVQAANPKVVAEVTAPKTEEKPKPKPKPKPRARKPRTAPAAEAKKAEVKTASPEKTEKTEQAAPAPSETKKPRPRPVKREPKSNQQHKNQNSSNGNTKNQRHQKSSNYDKSNFDKDLKNRYKEPEFEFDSIIESEGVLDIMQDGYGFLRSSDYNYLSSPDDIYVSQSQIRLFGLKTGDTVLGNVRPPKEGEKYFPLIKVNKINGIDPQVVRDRVSFEHLTPLFPQERFKLAERQSNISTRIIDLFSPIGKGQRGMIVSQPKTGKTMLLKDIANGIAANHPEVYQIILLIDERPEEVTDMQRNVQGEVIASTFDKEPSEHVRVANIVLEKAKRLVECGHDVVILLDSITRLARAYNTVQPASGKVLSGGVDANALNKPKRFFGAARNIEGGGSLSIIATALTETGSKMDEVIFEEFKGTGNMELQLDRKISNRRIFPAIDLTSSSTRRDDLLLDKETIQRMWIMRKYLADMNPIEAMEFIEQRFKQTKNNEEFLLTMNQ